From Shewanella psychrophila, a single genomic window includes:
- a CDS encoding amidohydrolase family protein, whose product MIKQKLTPLCAAIALSLSLPIMASESTSDKETKWQVNAPANAPLERVKIDVSEGTWMNICVSPNGKTIVFDMLGDIYQIPMQGGEAKVLAKGIAWQMQPTYSPDGKYIAFTSDEDGGDNIWIMDADGSNPRAVTNETFRLLNSPAWSPNSQYLIARKHYTGSRSLGAGEVWLYHVAGGEGVKLTERPNEQKDLGEPAYSPDGRYIYFSQDATPGKTFHYSKDSVKGIYKIKRYDTETGDIEILVQGTGGAIRPTPSPDGTKLAYIKRDGFQSSLYLLDLKSGKKEKLYGNLDRDMQETWAIHGVYPTMSWTADNEEIVFWAGGKINKLDVESKSVKQIPFSVKTELAVQPAVRFKQDLDKDVFDVKMLRMAQVSPDGKKVVYEALGKLWVKNLSGGKSEGRGSRLTKLDSDLRELYPQWSRDSKNIVFTTWDDQDQGTVKIVSVRNKRSKTLTKEPGKYVEPTFSPDGSFVVYRKAKGGYITPRTWSQDTGLYKVDIKGKQNTRITPDGYQPQFAADSKRVYFMAQGETPEFASINLDGFQKRVHYTSKLGTEFRISPDGKQLAFAERFKVWVTPFAKHGETIEIGPKASNLPVSQLSVRAGESISWNGNSDQLYWTLGPELYQMAVDTEYKDQRQANNDEEANSDEAKVEPKITDLGFTQKADVPRGTIAFVGGKIITMEDDKVIENGVVIVKDNKIVSVGDSSTKIPSEATVLDIKGKTLMPGLFDAHAHGAQGEEEIIPQQNWELYSNLSLGVTAIHDPSNDTTEIFAASEQQKAGNIAGPRIFSTGTILYGANGPGYTSHIDSLDDAKFHLERLKKVGAFSVKSYNQPRRNQRQQVIAAARELEMMVVPEGGSLLQHNLSMIVDGHTGIEHSLPAAAIYNDIKQLWSQTEVGYTPTLVVAYGGISGENYWYDKTDVWAHPRLSMYVPSDLLDARSMRRPTAPDEHYNHFNVARVANEMNDLGVKPNIGAHGQREGLAAHWEMWMFAQGGMSNLEVLKTATINPATHFGMDHQLGSIKQGKLADLIVIDGDPLENIRVTDRVTYTMVNGKLYNAETMNQVNGGSKNRGKERKPFFFEL is encoded by the coding sequence AAACCATCGTGTTCGACATGCTGGGTGATATCTATCAGATCCCTATGCAAGGTGGTGAAGCCAAAGTATTAGCCAAAGGTATCGCCTGGCAGATGCAGCCTACCTATAGCCCGGACGGAAAGTATATTGCCTTTACCTCGGATGAGGATGGTGGCGACAATATCTGGATCATGGACGCCGATGGCAGTAATCCAAGAGCCGTAACCAACGAAACCTTCCGCCTGCTCAATAGCCCAGCCTGGAGCCCTAATTCACAATACTTAATTGCACGTAAGCACTATACAGGCTCACGTAGCCTGGGCGCCGGAGAAGTCTGGCTATACCATGTGGCTGGCGGCGAAGGGGTTAAGCTCACTGAACGCCCTAACGAGCAGAAAGACTTAGGCGAACCCGCCTACTCACCAGATGGCCGCTATATCTACTTTAGTCAGGACGCGACTCCAGGTAAGACATTTCACTATTCTAAAGATTCGGTTAAAGGCATCTATAAGATCAAACGCTATGACACCGAAACCGGTGACATAGAAATATTAGTTCAAGGCACAGGTGGTGCCATAAGACCTACTCCTAGCCCTGACGGAACTAAGCTTGCCTATATCAAGCGCGATGGATTTCAGTCTTCCCTGTACCTCCTTGACCTTAAGTCTGGCAAGAAAGAAAAGCTATACGGCAATCTTGACAGAGACATGCAGGAGACATGGGCCATTCATGGAGTTTACCCGACCATGAGTTGGACCGCCGACAACGAAGAGATAGTCTTCTGGGCTGGCGGTAAGATTAACAAACTAGATGTTGAATCTAAGTCAGTTAAACAGATCCCCTTCTCGGTGAAGACCGAATTGGCGGTTCAGCCTGCGGTACGATTCAAGCAAGATCTTGATAAAGATGTATTCGACGTCAAGATGCTGCGTATGGCTCAGGTATCACCGGATGGTAAAAAAGTGGTTTATGAGGCCCTTGGCAAACTCTGGGTTAAAAATCTCTCTGGTGGAAAATCAGAGGGAAGAGGTAGCCGTCTTACCAAGCTAGATTCAGACTTAAGAGAGCTCTATCCCCAGTGGTCTCGTGACAGCAAAAATATCGTGTTTACCACTTGGGATGATCAAGACCAAGGCACAGTTAAAATCGTCAGCGTTAGAAACAAGCGCAGTAAAACCCTGACCAAGGAGCCAGGAAAGTATGTAGAGCCCACCTTCTCACCCGACGGTTCCTTCGTTGTTTACCGTAAGGCCAAGGGCGGCTATATCACACCCAGAACCTGGTCTCAGGATACTGGTCTATACAAGGTAGACATCAAAGGCAAACAAAATACCCGCATCACTCCCGATGGTTATCAGCCACAATTTGCTGCCGATTCAAAACGCGTCTACTTTATGGCTCAAGGAGAGACCCCAGAGTTCGCTTCTATCAACCTAGATGGCTTTCAGAAGCGAGTTCATTACACCAGTAAGCTAGGTACAGAATTCCGCATATCTCCCGATGGCAAGCAGCTCGCTTTCGCTGAGCGGTTCAAGGTCTGGGTCACTCCATTTGCTAAGCATGGTGAGACCATAGAGATAGGTCCTAAGGCAAGTAATCTACCTGTCAGCCAACTGAGTGTGCGTGCCGGAGAGAGCATTAGCTGGAACGGCAACAGCGATCAACTTTACTGGACCTTAGGTCCTGAGCTCTACCAAATGGCCGTTGATACCGAGTACAAAGATCAGCGTCAAGCCAACAATGACGAGGAAGCTAATTCAGATGAAGCTAAGGTCGAACCTAAGATCACCGATCTAGGATTCACACAGAAGGCCGATGTTCCACGTGGAACAATTGCCTTCGTTGGCGGCAAGATCATCACCATGGAAGATGATAAGGTGATAGAGAATGGCGTGGTCATCGTCAAGGATAATAAGATTGTCTCAGTCGGTGACTCATCAACAAAAATCCCCAGTGAAGCTACAGTTTTAGACATCAAGGGCAAGACCTTGATGCCGGGTCTGTTCGATGCCCATGCTCATGGTGCACAAGGTGAAGAGGAGATAATCCCCCAACAAAACTGGGAACTCTACTCTAACTTGTCTTTGGGTGTGACGGCTATCCATGATCCATCTAACGATACAACTGAGATATTCGCCGCTTCCGAGCAACAAAAAGCAGGTAATATTGCCGGCCCGCGTATCTTCTCGACTGGTACAATTCTCTATGGAGCCAATGGTCCTGGCTACACATCCCATATAGATTCACTGGATGATGCTAAGTTTCACCTGGAACGCCTTAAGAAAGTCGGTGCATTCAGTGTGAAGAGCTATAACCAACCTCGTCGTAATCAACGTCAACAAGTCATTGCCGCGGCTCGTGAACTCGAAATGATGGTAGTGCCTGAAGGTGGCAGTTTACTGCAACACAACCTAAGCATGATAGTCGATGGTCATACGGGTATTGAGCATTCACTACCAGCGGCAGCTATCTACAATGATATTAAGCAGCTCTGGAGTCAAACAGAAGTCGGTTACACACCGACCCTAGTAGTCGCTTATGGTGGTATCTCAGGTGAGAACTATTGGTACGATAAAACAGATGTTTGGGCACACCCAAGACTGTCTATGTATGTACCAAGTGATCTATTAGATGCAAGATCCATGAGACGCCCTACCGCACCAGATGAACATTATAACCATTTCAATGTTGCTCGTGTCGCCAACGAGATGAATGATCTGGGTGTTAAACCCAATATTGGTGCTCATGGTCAACGTGAAGGTTTAGCCGCTCATTGGGAAATGTGGATGTTCGCTCAAGGTGGTATGAGCAATCTCGAAGTACTAAAAACAGCAACTATCAATCCGGCCACACACTTCGGCATGGATCATCAGCTCGGCTCAATCAAACAAGGCAAGCTCGCCGACTTGATCGTCATCGACGGTGACCCACTCGAAAATATTCGAGTCACAGATCGAGTGACTTATACAATGGTCAACGGCAAACTCTACAATGCCGAAACCATGAACCAAGTCAACGGTGGATCCAAAAACAGAGGCAAAGAGAGAAAACCTTTCTTTTTTGAACTTTAA